A genomic window from Aquila chrysaetos chrysaetos chromosome 9, bAquChr1.4, whole genome shotgun sequence includes:
- the RITA1 gene encoding RBPJ-interacting and tubulin-associated protein 1, with the protein MSVPAAAAAEARGGGRSRKGRSQPSPRPGRRAAMRAAGPVPGGGSAPAPVPQLPRAGRGRGRGVRRARASFVDESLFGSPAGARPVPPGFAPPWAAAVAAAAAPAAGPRPRSKCRLRSHTPSFCDETLFGTKPEGPAWAAPWMRKEDVAKLHPLLWSPPPAPRNQPSLCPRSREMPLRAVHPPTPASPATEGFEAGREGKSCVWKNPESGSCSEGRGVPCRGRSQSVGRLNTPSDGLRLASDNLKTERCKNRSPATAPATPRGPLMRGRSKSVSGPPLARNSTAAGGCKPRPPWK; encoded by the exons ATGTCGGtaccggcggcggcggcggcggaagCACGTGGTGGTGGGCGGAGTCGGAAGGGGCGGAGCCAGCCGTCGCCCCGCCCCGGGCGGCGCGCTGCCatgcgggcggcggggccggtaCCGGGAGGCGGCTCCGCTCCCGCTCCCGTTCCCCAGCTGccgcgggcgggccggggccggggtcggGGTGTCCGCCGGGCGCGGGCGTCCTTCGTGGACGAGTCGCTCTTCGGCAGCCCCGCGGGGGCCCGCCCGGTGCCGCCCGGCTTCGCGCCTCCctgggcggcggcggtggcggcggcggcggctcccgctGCCGGTCCCCGGCCGAGGAGTAAGTGCAG GTTGAGGAGTCACACTCCGTCCTTCTGCGACGAGACCCTCTTTGGTACCAAGCCCGAGGGTCCGGCCTGGGCAGCTCCTTGGATGAGGAAGGAAGATGTGGCCAAGCTCCATCCGCTGCTCTGGAGCCCACCGCCTGCCCCCCGAAACCAGCCCAGCCTTTGCCCCCGCTCCAGGGAGATGCCCTTGAGAGCCGTCCACCCGCCAACCCCGGCGTCTCCGGCAACGGAAGGCTTCGAGGCGGGCCGTGAGGGCAAGTCCTGCGTCTGGAAGAATCCCGAGAGCGGTTCTTGCTCCGAAGGCCGGGGTGTTCCCTGCAGAGGACGTTCTCAGTCTGTCGGCCGGCTGAACACCCCCTCAGACGGGCTCCGCCTGGCTTCAGACAACCTCAAGACGGAAAGGTGTAAAAACCGAAGCCCTGCGACAGCCCCTGCGACCCCCCGAGGCCCTCTGATGAGGGGTCGGTCGAAAAGCGTGTCCGGACCTCCTTTGGCCAGGAACTCCACGGCAGCGGGTGGCTGCAAACCCAGGCCTCCCTGGAAGTGA